One Phalacrocorax carbo chromosome 12, bPhaCar2.1, whole genome shotgun sequence genomic window carries:
- the SORBS1 gene encoding sorbin and SH3 domain-containing protein 1 isoform X7, whose product MTAPSSVNSRTFNTSHTGMLGHACKHKKPLSAAKACITEILPSKFKPKLAASAALVQDKKGILLSHERAQSCENLRSSIALFSNKKAFMVDIGESIENMLMKSKEEYAIKSGSNMSLQEYGTNSRKGYLFPASRKSGMEFTMLYKDMHQINRSRIHLGTVSSCSVRDIAFQFENEAKDRMEHSLSREGSEQIPKHTVSSRISAFEQLIQRSRSMPSLDFSTGQTKFTTSLQSKTCLSSAYSAEFLLDLPKAHQEEKDAASLADKSSHSCSNVEDTASDVSDAIPMDTLSACTDELDLLSNASNDSGGSSSNLNGPQKHKINRCKGTCPASYTRFTTIRRHEQQQASRNPHSKGDVCGDRHMLPRNVYLMSPLPFRLKKPFQHRSCGTPPPDCQGSPAVPCPENSDDPIQRQGSVGVKSYHSQHQLCSRSRPLAPRRLSSFEIVERLSYFPTMGSSRDSYMGRADTPDSLNNRNPVPYALCHSLDTNNNPQSELGTYLGDSESPRHFAAVDYMETPEEIIRRRHDDKEKLLEDQRRLKREQEEADIAARRHTGVIPTHHQFITNERFGDLLNVDDTAKRKSGSEMRPARAKFDFKAQTLKELPLQKGDIVYIYKQIDQNWYEGEHHGRVGIFPRSYIELLPPAEKAQPKKPSPLQVLEYGDAIAKFNFNGDTQVEMSFRKGERIMLIRRVDENWYEGKISGTSRQGIFPVTYVEVLKRPVVKNAIDYPDPPMSLSPNRSMTASPQSPSSELLHTPTPPPLPFARRALSPEVQAVTSEWIALTVGVSPSSTPAITPPLPPPPEASLSHTDSLSPSAAASPSPTASLHHSHLSGSSTPRSIKSPLPSYSSRPQPSARSFCQAALQSEEKFVGSPSPSVSYRNSPRWAVESPESILTEQHDTTGSPGWLQKTREGGSNPEQGARAVPKISAERCLKPSQLDMRVSPEKRPVGSSDDNQLCQELMAIVQGGKTEKRGVRKGDLGKLQSGEKKPPPRLTCRVNKPQPSHHSLRAGPDLTESEKSYVQPQAQQQGASPDRSQTPRDTVSYQALYSYTPQNDDELELRDGDIVDVMEKCDDGWFVGTSRRTRQFGTFPGNYVKLLYL is encoded by the exons ATGACTGCACCCTCTTCAGTTAATAGCCGAACCTTTAACACTAGTCATACCGGTATGTTAGGTCACGCATGTAAACATAAGAAGCCCTTATCAGCTGCAAAAGCCTGCATTACTGAAATCCTCCCTTCTAAATTCAAACCCAAACTAGCAGCTTCAGCTGCTCTTGTGCAGGACAAGAAGGGTATTTTGCTGTCGCATGAGAGAGCTCAAAGCTGCGAAAACCTTCGTAGCTCCATTGCCTTGTTCAGTAATAAAAAAGCTTTCATGGTAGACATAGGGGAAAGCATAGAAAACATGTTGATGAAGTCGAAGGAGGAGTATGCCATCAAATCCGGCAGTAACATGAGCCTGCAGGAGTATGGCACCAACTCTAGGAAAGGCTACCTGTTCCCTGCCTCCAGGAAGAGTGGGATGGAGTTTACAATGCTGTATAAAGACATGCACCAGATCAACCGGTCCAGAATCCATTTGGGCACAGTCTCCTCCTGCAGCGTGAGGGATATTGCATTTCAGTTTGAGAATGAAGCAAAGGACAGGATGGAGCACAGCCTTAGTCGAGAGGGTTCAGAGCAGATCCCCAAACACACCGTTTCCTCCCGTATCAGTGCCTTTGAGCAGCTGATCCAGAGATCCCGATCAATGCCCTCGCTTGACTTTTCCACTGGACAAACCAAATTCACCACTTCTCTCCAGTCTAAAACTTGTCTGAGTTCTGCCTACTCTGCAGAGTTTCTTCTGGATTTGCCAAAAGCACACCAAGAAGAGAAGGATGCTGCCAGCTTGGCAGATAAATCCTCCCACTCCTGCAGCAACGTGGAGGACACAGCTTCGGATGTCAGTGATGCCATCCCTATGGACACGCTTTCAGCTTGCACGGATGAGTTAGATCTCCTCTCAAATGCATCCAATGacagcggcggcagcagcagcaacctcAATGGGCCTCAGAAGCATAAAATCAACAGATGCAAAGGCACGTGCCCAGCTTCCTACACCAGGTTCACTACTATCCGAAGGcatgagcagcagcaggccTCCAGGAACCCACATTCCAAAGGGGATGTCTGTGGGGACAGACACATGCTCCCCAGAAACGTCTACCTGATGAGTCCACTTCCCTTCCGATTGAAAAAGCCCTTCCAGCACAGATCCTGCGGGACTCCACCCCCAGACTGCCAGGGAAGCCCAGCAGTGCCCTGCCCCGAGAACTCGGACGACCCCATACAGCGGCAGGGGAGCGTAGGAGTCAAGAGTTACCACTCCCAGCACCAACTGTGTTCCAGAAGCAGGCCGCTAGCCCCCAGGCGCCTGTCTTCCTTTGAGATTGTGGAGAGGCTTAGCTACTTCCCCACCATGGGATCTAGCCGAGATAGCTACATGGGCCGGGCTGACACTCCTGACTCCTTAAACAATAGGAACCCTGTTCCATATGCTCTCTGTCACAGCCTGGACACAAACAACAACCCGCAAAGTGAACTTGGGACGTACCTAGGAG ATTCAGAATCACCAAGGCATTTTGCAGCAGTTGATTACATGGAAACTCCAGAAGAAATTATCCGCAGGCGGCATGACGATAAAGAG AAACTTTTAGAGGACCAGAGACGGCTTAAACGTGAGCAAGAAGAAGCTGATATTGCAGCTAGAAGGCACACAGGGGTTATTCCAACGCACCATCAGTTTATCACTAATGAGCGATTTGGGGACCTCCTAAATGTAGACGATACAGCAAAGAGGAAATCTGGGTCAGAG aTGAGACCTGCTAGAGCCAAGTTTGACTTTAAAGCACAGACACTAAA GGAACTTCCTCTGCAAAAAGGAGATATTGTTTACATTTACAAACAGATTGACCAGAACTGGTATGAAGGCGAACACCATGGCAGAGTTGGCATCTTCCCAAGATCTTACATAGAG CTCCTCCCACCGGCTGAGAAAGCTCAGCCCAAAAAGCCATCACCGCTGCAAGTGTTGGAATACGGAGATGCTATTGCTAAGTTCAACTTCAATGGGGATACCCAAGTGGAAATGTCCTTCAGAAAG GGTGAAAGGATCATGTTGATTCGACGAGTGGATGAGAATTGGTATGAAGGAAAAATCTCTGGCACCAGTCGCCAAGGCATCTTCCCTGTCACTTACGTGGAGGTGCTCAAACGGCCAGTGGTCAAGAATGCCATCGACTATCCTGACCCACCAATGTCCCTCTCCCCTAACCGCAGCATGACAGCTTCACCACAG TCTCCCAGCTCTGAGCTGCTCCATACACCAACTCCTCCGCCTTTGCCTTTTGCACGCCGCGCCTTATCTCCAGAGGTGCAGGCAGTCACATCTGAGTGGATTGCTTTGACCGTGGGAGTGTCTCCTAGCAGCACTCCTGCCATAACTCCTCCATTGCCTCCTCCGCCTGAAGCCTCCCTCTCTCACACAGACTCTCTCTCGccttctgctgcagccagcccttcCCCCACAGCCAGCCTCCACCATTCTCATCTCTCTGGCTCCTCAACTCCCAGGTCCATTAAATCCCCATTGCCTTCTTACTCATCCAGACCTCAGCCCTCCGCTCGCAGTTTCTGTCAGGCCGCCTTGCAAAGCGAAGAAAAGTTTGTTGGCTCCCCTTCTCCCAGCGTGAGCTACCGTAACTCGCCTCGCTGGGCAGTCGAGAGCCCCGAAAGCATCCTCACAGAGCAGCATGACACCACTGGCAGCCCGGGCTGGCTCCAAAAGACCAGAGAGGGCGGCAGCAACCCCGAGCAGGGTGCGCGTGCTGTTCCCAAGATCTCTGCCGAGCGCTGCCTGAAACCATCCCAACTAGACATGCGTGTGAGCCCAGAAAAGCGACCCGTGGGTTCCTCTGACGACAACCAGTTGTGTCAGGAGCTAATGGCTATTGTGCAGGGaggtaaaacagagaaaagaggcGTGAGGAAAGGTGATCTGGGAAAGTTACAAAGCGGGGAAAAGAAG CCACCTCCCAGACTTACATGCAGAGTCAATAAGCCACAG CCTTCCCACCATTCATTGAGAGCTGGACCAGATCTCACAGAGTCTGAAAAGAGCTATGTG CAACCTcaagcacagcagcaaggagccaGCCCTGACAGGAGTCAAACACCACGAGACAC AGTTAGCTACCAAGCCCTCTACAGCTACACTCCTCAGAACGATGATGAGCTGGAGCTGAGGGACGGTGACATTGTCGATGTCATGGAGAAATGTGACGACGGCTGGTTTGTGG GTACGTCCAGGAGAACAAGGCAGTTTGGCACCTTCCCAGGCAATTACGTGAAGCTTCTGTACCTGTAA